One Phoenix dactylifera cultivar Barhee BC4 chromosome 8, palm_55x_up_171113_PBpolish2nd_filt_p, whole genome shotgun sequence genomic window carries:
- the LOC103715266 gene encoding uncharacterized protein LOC103715266 isoform X1 has translation MRRVGRADSPEVVEVVRVNESSPESSFRELDDVFLQTQARIWLAEVLHIRFDEEMAIAELLADGELLFQVSKIVWKMLLKKYPELKHSKVYIYERTSFGKSGRKYMPYPKVDSFLKICQILGLTSIDLFSPSDVVEKRDVRRVCMCIRSLSKKARLKNLRVPDFDIVTYTIVMPTDLVGGIRRNLEQAQCSSSSSSGYSPCIDLREIYRQRNPSGNHAQHHDSNSESDEAESCFTEVEFQSPRSNASYDAAALFNIIGGNCPEGNSVDDENLSQMHMDFSMDSQECREDEQKCRLHEEIMLTELVDLPHACVRRNDSHDFIDTLYCKSFLFHSECQTYQGSRTYFAQMGDIKYPNCQKSGDEIHSAKINCFQTYPSCFEDSTSGSDKKLNVSGEEAYEGYVGSALRNINDKTLFSKCTISNTCTDLDNEKEDFAKASAGGQGEIVSDAPGEDNVRSDCSVRYEDTINDCYNCALESHDRKPRSSDIIEFLDGEYDPTPRGCISVSGNEELKHDGNFVDRKTSPADFISHQASFSDLNVYSMDSSDFLNSDSLVLGGSVGMDTDNLDSNCRGIKCKDKRKPFEEDLDSEILSTAEAQAPSENAVTEDKLNKYDCTTTSWHDRERNEDKDLLTPKSCCLRAKTAGIKRTSLNGIKLPPIPYSSKPVDFLRCDTKESQPCFKTEDENSAGSLSSNADEQDFCVGNVRQLCSQYHNPPHADSAYKSDEWVIPSHSDILSDSGITQGKNNSATGTIMSDGCSKAESEDILSQNVWTAHSGTSGVAMCLVPGNRDVSTSDSEMDAIEQPDDSTAHKEDTTYGHSMSCPKHKSVTNFNFHGVKSQLIAGNFNTANEGGLKNSLIEQNDSSCFHPCEACQDPVVETKQHLPEKQCAENSLNCYTQGGSISDFSTKCSLQLIETENDDECCTSSSEVEDSCVRWMKPLSNSCQVSCQQQILSVEEMTIRHLHSSMPNDMLSICDFDSSCQQQIQQTVLDASDNTYLPVGNDIMQRKASGSLGIYCKDRNEFNGSETGGTEVTENSKAPCTRYPNELDGSEFVDTHNAGPGSPDQGGDCEMVSMYESASYDSIAYNGNGKQVQDNILQTEENLPFSAPGCAVEGEENNCVEQISEGTKESEEELVTPLDSSGKRDGTTGEMQRPGKIMLKSVAGGITLVGSLFLLLHLSRRKRDKEKNSTAVVPLQTQKAGMEGSTQKKVEIGKSDALYPGERLKF, from the exons ATGAGGCGGGTGGGGCGGGCGGACTCGCCGGAGGTGGTCGAGGTGGTGAGGGTGAACGAGTCCTCGCCGGAGTCCAGCTTCCGCGAGCTCGACGACGTCTTCTTGCAG ACTCAGGCAAGAATATGGCTTGCGGAAGTTCTGCACATCAGATTTGATGAGGAGATGGCTATTGCCGAATTACTTGCAGATGGGGAATTGCT GTTTCAAGTATCAAAAATAGTATGGAAAATGCTCTTGAAAAAGTATCCAGAGCTGAAGCATTCGAAAGTTTATATATATGAACGAACTTCTTTTGGCAAAAGTGGTAGGAAGTACATGCCTTATCCAAAGGTTGACTCATTTTTGAAG ATCTGCCAGATCCTGGGGTTAACTAGCATTGATTTGTTCTCCCCATCTGATGTTGTTGAGAAAAGAGATGTTCGCAGAGTCTGTATGTGTATAcgttctctctctaagaaagccAGGTTGAAAAACTTAAGA GTTCCAGATTTTGATATCGTCACATATACAATAGTCATGCCCACCGATCTGGTTGGTGGTATCCGCAGAAacttggaacaagcacaatgtagCTCATCAAGTTCCAGCGGATATAGTCCTTGCATTGATTTAAGGGAAATATACCGACAG AGGAATCCCAGTGGTAACCATGCTCAGCACCATGACTCAAATTCCGAGTCAGATGAAGCAGAAAGTTGTTTTACTGAAGTAGAATTTCAGAGTCCACGGTCAAATGCTTCATATGATGCTGCTGCCCTGTTCAACATCATTGGAGGGAATTGCCCTGAAGGAAACTCAGTTGATGATGAAAATTTATCTCAAATGCATATGGACTTTAGCATGGATAGCCAGGAGTGTCGTGAAGATGAGCAAAAGTGTAGGCTTCATGAAGAAATTATGTTAACTGAATTAGTAGATTTGCCTCATGCATGTGTTAGAAGAAATGACAGCCATGATTTCATAGATACACTTTACTGTAAGTCATTCTTGTTCCATAGCGAATGTCAAACTTATCAAGGTTCAAGGACCTATTTTGCTCAAATGGGAGACATAAAATATCCAAACTGCCAGAAATCTGGTGACGAGATTCACAGTGCTAAAATCAACTGTTTCCAAACTTATCCTTCATGCTTTGAGGATTCTACATCTGGATCAGATAAGAAACTTAATGTCAGCGGGGAAGAAGCTTATGAAGGGTATGTCGGCTCAGCTCTGAGGAATATAAATGATAAAACTCTCTTTTCGAAATGCACAATCTCCAATACTTGTACAGATCTTGACAATGAAAAAGAAGATTTTGCCAAGGCATCTGCAGGTGGTCAGGGTGAAATTGTAAGTGATGCCCCAGGAGAGGATAATGTACGATCTGATTGCTCGGTTCGGTATGAGGACACCATCAATGATTGTTATAATTGTGCACTTGAATCTCATGATAGGAAGCCTAGAAGTAGTGACATCATAGAGTTTTTAGATGGAGAATATGATCCAACTCCCAGAGGATGTATTAGTGTTTCTGGAAATGAGGAACTTAAACATGACGGAAATTTTGTCGACAGGAAGACTTCACCAGCAGACTTTATCAGTCATCAAGCAAGTTTTTCGGACTTAAATGTCTACAGCATGGACAGTTCTGACTTTCTTAATTCTGATTCACTGGTACTAGGTGGCTCAGTCGGTATGGACACGGATAATTTAGATTCAAATTGTAGAGGCATTAAATGCAAGGATAAAAGGAAACCCTTTGAGGAGGACCTGGATTCTGAAATACTGTCTACAGCTGAAGCTCAGGCTCCTTCAGAAAATGCTGTCACTGAAGACAAATTAAACAAGTACGATTGTACCACTACCAGTTGGCATGACAGAGAGAGAAATGAGGACAAGGATTTGTTGACACCCAAAAGCTGCTGTTTAAGGGCCAAAACTGCAGGTATCAAAAGAACCTCTTTGAATGGGATAAAGTTGCCGCCCATTCCTTATTCTAGTAAACCTGTTGATTTTCTTAGATGTGATACTAAAGAATCACAGCCTTGCTTCAAAACTGAGGATGAAAATTCTGCTGGATCTTTATCATCAAATGCAGACGAGCAGGATTTTTGTGTGGGAAATGTAAGGCAATTATGCAGCCAATATCATAACCCACCTCATGCAGATTCAGCTTACAAAAGTGATGAATGGGTTATACCTTCCCATTCTGATATCCTCTCTGATTCAGGGATCACACAGGGTAAAAACAATAGTGCCACTGGCACAATCATGTCAGATGGATGCTCCAAGGCTGAATCAGAAGATATTCTCTCACAAAATGTATGGACTGCCCATAGTGGAACTTCAGGAGTAGCAATGTGCCTAGTACCAGGCAATAGAGACGTTTCCACCTCTGATAGTGAGATGGATGCAATTGAACAGCCAGATGATTCAACAGCACATAAAGAAGATACCACTTACGGCCATTCCATGAGTTGTCCAAAGCATAAATCTGTGACCAATTTCAACTTTCATGGTGTCAAAAGCCAATTAATTGCTGGGAACTTTAACACTGCAAATGAAGGTGGATTGAAAAATAGCTTAATTGAACAGAACGACAGTTCCTGTTTTCATCCATGTGAAGCATGCCAAGATCCGGTGGTAGAGACTAAACAACACTTACCTGAGAAACAATGTGCAGAAAATAGTCTGAATTGCTATACTCAGGGTGGAAGCATCTCAGACTTTTCCACCAAATGCAGCTTACAATTGATTGAAACAGAGAATGATGACGAGTGTTGCACGAGCTCTTCCGAAGTAGAAGATTCATGTGTTCGCTGGATGAAACCTTTGTCAAACAGCTGTCAGGTATCTTGCCAGCAGCAGATTctttcagtagaggaaatgacCATTAGGCATTTGCATTCATCAATGCCAAATGACATGTTATCAATTTGTGATTTCGATTCATCATGTCAGCAGCAGATTCAGCAAACTGTTCTTGATGCGTCAGACAACACATACTTGCCAGTGGGAAATGATATCATGCAGAGAAAAGCATCAGGTAGCCTGGGGATATATTGTAAGGACAGAAACGAATTTAATGGGTCGGAAACAGGAGGGACTGAAGTTACTGAAAATTCCAAAGCACCCTGCACCCGTTACCCAAATGAACTTGATGGCTCAGAATTTGTGGATACCCATAATGCAGGTCCTGGATCACCAGATCAAGGTGGGGATTGTGAAATGGTGTCTATGTACGAATCTGCAAGTTATGACAGCATTGCCTACAATGGCAATGGTAAGCAGGTTCAGGACAACATTTTGCAGACTGAGGAAAACCTGCCCTTCTCAGCTCCAGGATGTGCAGTGGAAGGGGAAGAGAATAATTGCGTAGAGCAAATTTCCGAG GGTACAAAAGAAAGTGAAGAGGAATTGGTGACACCACTTGATTCAAGTGGGAAAAGAGATGGAACGACAGGCGAGATGCAGAGGCCAGGCAAGATAATGTTGAAATCAGTTGCTGGAGGAATTACGCTAGTTGGTTCACTGTTTCTTTTACTACACCTCAG caggagaaagagagataaagagaaAAATAGTACAGCAGTTGTGCCATTACAGACTCAAAAAGCAGGCATGGAGGGTTCCACACAAAAGAAAGTAGAGATAGGTAAATCTGATGCACTGTATCCTGGAGAGAGGCTGAAGTTTTAA
- the LOC103715266 gene encoding uncharacterized protein LOC103715266 isoform X2 — MRRVGRADSPEVVEVVRVNESSPESSFRELDDVFLQTQARIWLAEVLHIRFDEEMAIAELLADGELLFQVSKIVWKMLLKKYPELKHSKVYIYERTSFGKSGRKYMPYPKVDSFLKICQILGLTSIDLFSPSDVVEKRDVRRVCMCIRSLSKKARLKNLRVPDFDIVTYTIVMPTDLVGGIRRNLEQAQCSSSSSSGYSPCIDLREIYRQRNPSGNHAQHHDSNSESDEAESCFTEVEFQSPRSNASYDAAALFNIIGGNCPEGNSVDDENLSQMHMDFSMDSQECREDEQKCRLHEEIMLTELVDLPHACVRRNDSHDFIDTLYCKSFLFHSECQTYQGSRTYFAQMGDIKYPNCQKSGDEIHSAKINCFQTYPSCFEDSTSGSDKKLNVSGEEAYEGYVGSALRNINDKTLFSKCTISNTCTDLDNEKEDFAKASAGGQGEIVSDAPGEDNVRSDCSVRYEDTINDCYNCALESHDRKPRSSDIIEFLDGEYDPTPRGCISVSGNEELKHDGNFVDRKTSPADFISHQASFSDLNVYSMDSSDFLNSDSLVLGGSVGMDTDNLDSNCRGIKCKDKRKPFEEDLDSEILSTAEAQAPSENAVTEDKLNKYDCTTTSWHDRERNEDKDLLTPKSCCLRAKTAGIKRTSLNGIKLPPIPYSSKPVDFLRCDTKESQPCFKTEDENSAGSLSSNADEQDFCVGNVRQLCSQYHNPPHADSAYKSDEWVIPSHSDILSDSGITQGKNNSATGTIMSDGCSKAESEDILSQNVWTAHSGTSGVAMCLVPGNRDVSTSDSEMDAIEQPDDSTAHKEDTTYGHSMSCPKHKSVTNFNFHGVKSQLIAGNFNTANEGGLKNSLIEQNDSSCFHPCEACQDPVVETKQHLPEKQCAENSLNCYTQGGSISDFSTKCSLQLIETENDDECCTSSSEVEDSCVRWMKPLSNSCQVSCQQQILSVEEMTIRHLHSSMPNDMLSICDFDSSCQQQIQQTVLDASDNTYLPVGNDIMQRKASGSLGIYCKDRNEFNGSETGGTEVTENSKAPCTRYPNELDGSEFVDTHNAGPGSPDQGGDCEMVSMYESASYDSIAYNGNGKQVQDNILQTEENLPFSAPGCAVEGEENNCVEQISEGTKESEEELVTPLDSSGKRDGTTGEMQRPGKIMLKSVAGGITLVGSLFLLLHLRRKRDKEKNSTAVVPLQTQKAGMEGSTQKKVEIGKSDALYPGERLKF; from the exons ATGAGGCGGGTGGGGCGGGCGGACTCGCCGGAGGTGGTCGAGGTGGTGAGGGTGAACGAGTCCTCGCCGGAGTCCAGCTTCCGCGAGCTCGACGACGTCTTCTTGCAG ACTCAGGCAAGAATATGGCTTGCGGAAGTTCTGCACATCAGATTTGATGAGGAGATGGCTATTGCCGAATTACTTGCAGATGGGGAATTGCT GTTTCAAGTATCAAAAATAGTATGGAAAATGCTCTTGAAAAAGTATCCAGAGCTGAAGCATTCGAAAGTTTATATATATGAACGAACTTCTTTTGGCAAAAGTGGTAGGAAGTACATGCCTTATCCAAAGGTTGACTCATTTTTGAAG ATCTGCCAGATCCTGGGGTTAACTAGCATTGATTTGTTCTCCCCATCTGATGTTGTTGAGAAAAGAGATGTTCGCAGAGTCTGTATGTGTATAcgttctctctctaagaaagccAGGTTGAAAAACTTAAGA GTTCCAGATTTTGATATCGTCACATATACAATAGTCATGCCCACCGATCTGGTTGGTGGTATCCGCAGAAacttggaacaagcacaatgtagCTCATCAAGTTCCAGCGGATATAGTCCTTGCATTGATTTAAGGGAAATATACCGACAG AGGAATCCCAGTGGTAACCATGCTCAGCACCATGACTCAAATTCCGAGTCAGATGAAGCAGAAAGTTGTTTTACTGAAGTAGAATTTCAGAGTCCACGGTCAAATGCTTCATATGATGCTGCTGCCCTGTTCAACATCATTGGAGGGAATTGCCCTGAAGGAAACTCAGTTGATGATGAAAATTTATCTCAAATGCATATGGACTTTAGCATGGATAGCCAGGAGTGTCGTGAAGATGAGCAAAAGTGTAGGCTTCATGAAGAAATTATGTTAACTGAATTAGTAGATTTGCCTCATGCATGTGTTAGAAGAAATGACAGCCATGATTTCATAGATACACTTTACTGTAAGTCATTCTTGTTCCATAGCGAATGTCAAACTTATCAAGGTTCAAGGACCTATTTTGCTCAAATGGGAGACATAAAATATCCAAACTGCCAGAAATCTGGTGACGAGATTCACAGTGCTAAAATCAACTGTTTCCAAACTTATCCTTCATGCTTTGAGGATTCTACATCTGGATCAGATAAGAAACTTAATGTCAGCGGGGAAGAAGCTTATGAAGGGTATGTCGGCTCAGCTCTGAGGAATATAAATGATAAAACTCTCTTTTCGAAATGCACAATCTCCAATACTTGTACAGATCTTGACAATGAAAAAGAAGATTTTGCCAAGGCATCTGCAGGTGGTCAGGGTGAAATTGTAAGTGATGCCCCAGGAGAGGATAATGTACGATCTGATTGCTCGGTTCGGTATGAGGACACCATCAATGATTGTTATAATTGTGCACTTGAATCTCATGATAGGAAGCCTAGAAGTAGTGACATCATAGAGTTTTTAGATGGAGAATATGATCCAACTCCCAGAGGATGTATTAGTGTTTCTGGAAATGAGGAACTTAAACATGACGGAAATTTTGTCGACAGGAAGACTTCACCAGCAGACTTTATCAGTCATCAAGCAAGTTTTTCGGACTTAAATGTCTACAGCATGGACAGTTCTGACTTTCTTAATTCTGATTCACTGGTACTAGGTGGCTCAGTCGGTATGGACACGGATAATTTAGATTCAAATTGTAGAGGCATTAAATGCAAGGATAAAAGGAAACCCTTTGAGGAGGACCTGGATTCTGAAATACTGTCTACAGCTGAAGCTCAGGCTCCTTCAGAAAATGCTGTCACTGAAGACAAATTAAACAAGTACGATTGTACCACTACCAGTTGGCATGACAGAGAGAGAAATGAGGACAAGGATTTGTTGACACCCAAAAGCTGCTGTTTAAGGGCCAAAACTGCAGGTATCAAAAGAACCTCTTTGAATGGGATAAAGTTGCCGCCCATTCCTTATTCTAGTAAACCTGTTGATTTTCTTAGATGTGATACTAAAGAATCACAGCCTTGCTTCAAAACTGAGGATGAAAATTCTGCTGGATCTTTATCATCAAATGCAGACGAGCAGGATTTTTGTGTGGGAAATGTAAGGCAATTATGCAGCCAATATCATAACCCACCTCATGCAGATTCAGCTTACAAAAGTGATGAATGGGTTATACCTTCCCATTCTGATATCCTCTCTGATTCAGGGATCACACAGGGTAAAAACAATAGTGCCACTGGCACAATCATGTCAGATGGATGCTCCAAGGCTGAATCAGAAGATATTCTCTCACAAAATGTATGGACTGCCCATAGTGGAACTTCAGGAGTAGCAATGTGCCTAGTACCAGGCAATAGAGACGTTTCCACCTCTGATAGTGAGATGGATGCAATTGAACAGCCAGATGATTCAACAGCACATAAAGAAGATACCACTTACGGCCATTCCATGAGTTGTCCAAAGCATAAATCTGTGACCAATTTCAACTTTCATGGTGTCAAAAGCCAATTAATTGCTGGGAACTTTAACACTGCAAATGAAGGTGGATTGAAAAATAGCTTAATTGAACAGAACGACAGTTCCTGTTTTCATCCATGTGAAGCATGCCAAGATCCGGTGGTAGAGACTAAACAACACTTACCTGAGAAACAATGTGCAGAAAATAGTCTGAATTGCTATACTCAGGGTGGAAGCATCTCAGACTTTTCCACCAAATGCAGCTTACAATTGATTGAAACAGAGAATGATGACGAGTGTTGCACGAGCTCTTCCGAAGTAGAAGATTCATGTGTTCGCTGGATGAAACCTTTGTCAAACAGCTGTCAGGTATCTTGCCAGCAGCAGATTctttcagtagaggaaatgacCATTAGGCATTTGCATTCATCAATGCCAAATGACATGTTATCAATTTGTGATTTCGATTCATCATGTCAGCAGCAGATTCAGCAAACTGTTCTTGATGCGTCAGACAACACATACTTGCCAGTGGGAAATGATATCATGCAGAGAAAAGCATCAGGTAGCCTGGGGATATATTGTAAGGACAGAAACGAATTTAATGGGTCGGAAACAGGAGGGACTGAAGTTACTGAAAATTCCAAAGCACCCTGCACCCGTTACCCAAATGAACTTGATGGCTCAGAATTTGTGGATACCCATAATGCAGGTCCTGGATCACCAGATCAAGGTGGGGATTGTGAAATGGTGTCTATGTACGAATCTGCAAGTTATGACAGCATTGCCTACAATGGCAATGGTAAGCAGGTTCAGGACAACATTTTGCAGACTGAGGAAAACCTGCCCTTCTCAGCTCCAGGATGTGCAGTGGAAGGGGAAGAGAATAATTGCGTAGAGCAAATTTCCGAG GGTACAAAAGAAAGTGAAGAGGAATTGGTGACACCACTTGATTCAAGTGGGAAAAGAGATGGAACGACAGGCGAGATGCAGAGGCCAGGCAAGATAATGTTGAAATCAGTTGCTGGAGGAATTACGCTAGTTGGTTCACTGTTTCTTTTACTACACCTCAG gagaaagagagataaagagaaAAATAGTACAGCAGTTGTGCCATTACAGACTCAAAAAGCAGGCATGGAGGGTTCCACACAAAAGAAAGTAGAGATAGGTAAATCTGATGCACTGTATCCTGGAGAGAGGCTGAAGTTTTAA
- the LOC103715266 gene encoding uncharacterized protein LOC103715266 isoform X4 produces MCIRSLSKKARLKNLRVPDFDIVTYTIVMPTDLVGGIRRNLEQAQCSSSSSSGYSPCIDLREIYRQRNPSGNHAQHHDSNSESDEAESCFTEVEFQSPRSNASYDAAALFNIIGGNCPEGNSVDDENLSQMHMDFSMDSQECREDEQKCRLHEEIMLTELVDLPHACVRRNDSHDFIDTLYCKSFLFHSECQTYQGSRTYFAQMGDIKYPNCQKSGDEIHSAKINCFQTYPSCFEDSTSGSDKKLNVSGEEAYEGYVGSALRNINDKTLFSKCTISNTCTDLDNEKEDFAKASAGGQGEIVSDAPGEDNVRSDCSVRYEDTINDCYNCALESHDRKPRSSDIIEFLDGEYDPTPRGCISVSGNEELKHDGNFVDRKTSPADFISHQASFSDLNVYSMDSSDFLNSDSLVLGGSVGMDTDNLDSNCRGIKCKDKRKPFEEDLDSEILSTAEAQAPSENAVTEDKLNKYDCTTTSWHDRERNEDKDLLTPKSCCLRAKTAGIKRTSLNGIKLPPIPYSSKPVDFLRCDTKESQPCFKTEDENSAGSLSSNADEQDFCVGNVRQLCSQYHNPPHADSAYKSDEWVIPSHSDILSDSGITQGKNNSATGTIMSDGCSKAESEDILSQNVWTAHSGTSGVAMCLVPGNRDVSTSDSEMDAIEQPDDSTAHKEDTTYGHSMSCPKHKSVTNFNFHGVKSQLIAGNFNTANEGGLKNSLIEQNDSSCFHPCEACQDPVVETKQHLPEKQCAENSLNCYTQGGSISDFSTKCSLQLIETENDDECCTSSSEVEDSCVRWMKPLSNSCQVSCQQQILSVEEMTIRHLHSSMPNDMLSICDFDSSCQQQIQQTVLDASDNTYLPVGNDIMQRKASGSLGIYCKDRNEFNGSETGGTEVTENSKAPCTRYPNELDGSEFVDTHNAGPGSPDQGGDCEMVSMYESASYDSIAYNGNGKQVQDNILQTEENLPFSAPGCAVEGEENNCVEQISEGTKESEEELVTPLDSSGKRDGTTGEMQRPGKIMLKSVAGGITLVGSLFLLLHLSRRKRDKEKNSTAVVPLQTQKAGMEGSTQKKVEIGKSDALYPGERLKF; encoded by the exons ATGTGTATAcgttctctctctaagaaagccAGGTTGAAAAACTTAAGA GTTCCAGATTTTGATATCGTCACATATACAATAGTCATGCCCACCGATCTGGTTGGTGGTATCCGCAGAAacttggaacaagcacaatgtagCTCATCAAGTTCCAGCGGATATAGTCCTTGCATTGATTTAAGGGAAATATACCGACAG AGGAATCCCAGTGGTAACCATGCTCAGCACCATGACTCAAATTCCGAGTCAGATGAAGCAGAAAGTTGTTTTACTGAAGTAGAATTTCAGAGTCCACGGTCAAATGCTTCATATGATGCTGCTGCCCTGTTCAACATCATTGGAGGGAATTGCCCTGAAGGAAACTCAGTTGATGATGAAAATTTATCTCAAATGCATATGGACTTTAGCATGGATAGCCAGGAGTGTCGTGAAGATGAGCAAAAGTGTAGGCTTCATGAAGAAATTATGTTAACTGAATTAGTAGATTTGCCTCATGCATGTGTTAGAAGAAATGACAGCCATGATTTCATAGATACACTTTACTGTAAGTCATTCTTGTTCCATAGCGAATGTCAAACTTATCAAGGTTCAAGGACCTATTTTGCTCAAATGGGAGACATAAAATATCCAAACTGCCAGAAATCTGGTGACGAGATTCACAGTGCTAAAATCAACTGTTTCCAAACTTATCCTTCATGCTTTGAGGATTCTACATCTGGATCAGATAAGAAACTTAATGTCAGCGGGGAAGAAGCTTATGAAGGGTATGTCGGCTCAGCTCTGAGGAATATAAATGATAAAACTCTCTTTTCGAAATGCACAATCTCCAATACTTGTACAGATCTTGACAATGAAAAAGAAGATTTTGCCAAGGCATCTGCAGGTGGTCAGGGTGAAATTGTAAGTGATGCCCCAGGAGAGGATAATGTACGATCTGATTGCTCGGTTCGGTATGAGGACACCATCAATGATTGTTATAATTGTGCACTTGAATCTCATGATAGGAAGCCTAGAAGTAGTGACATCATAGAGTTTTTAGATGGAGAATATGATCCAACTCCCAGAGGATGTATTAGTGTTTCTGGAAATGAGGAACTTAAACATGACGGAAATTTTGTCGACAGGAAGACTTCACCAGCAGACTTTATCAGTCATCAAGCAAGTTTTTCGGACTTAAATGTCTACAGCATGGACAGTTCTGACTTTCTTAATTCTGATTCACTGGTACTAGGTGGCTCAGTCGGTATGGACACGGATAATTTAGATTCAAATTGTAGAGGCATTAAATGCAAGGATAAAAGGAAACCCTTTGAGGAGGACCTGGATTCTGAAATACTGTCTACAGCTGAAGCTCAGGCTCCTTCAGAAAATGCTGTCACTGAAGACAAATTAAACAAGTACGATTGTACCACTACCAGTTGGCATGACAGAGAGAGAAATGAGGACAAGGATTTGTTGACACCCAAAAGCTGCTGTTTAAGGGCCAAAACTGCAGGTATCAAAAGAACCTCTTTGAATGGGATAAAGTTGCCGCCCATTCCTTATTCTAGTAAACCTGTTGATTTTCTTAGATGTGATACTAAAGAATCACAGCCTTGCTTCAAAACTGAGGATGAAAATTCTGCTGGATCTTTATCATCAAATGCAGACGAGCAGGATTTTTGTGTGGGAAATGTAAGGCAATTATGCAGCCAATATCATAACCCACCTCATGCAGATTCAGCTTACAAAAGTGATGAATGGGTTATACCTTCCCATTCTGATATCCTCTCTGATTCAGGGATCACACAGGGTAAAAACAATAGTGCCACTGGCACAATCATGTCAGATGGATGCTCCAAGGCTGAATCAGAAGATATTCTCTCACAAAATGTATGGACTGCCCATAGTGGAACTTCAGGAGTAGCAATGTGCCTAGTACCAGGCAATAGAGACGTTTCCACCTCTGATAGTGAGATGGATGCAATTGAACAGCCAGATGATTCAACAGCACATAAAGAAGATACCACTTACGGCCATTCCATGAGTTGTCCAAAGCATAAATCTGTGACCAATTTCAACTTTCATGGTGTCAAAAGCCAATTAATTGCTGGGAACTTTAACACTGCAAATGAAGGTGGATTGAAAAATAGCTTAATTGAACAGAACGACAGTTCCTGTTTTCATCCATGTGAAGCATGCCAAGATCCGGTGGTAGAGACTAAACAACACTTACCTGAGAAACAATGTGCAGAAAATAGTCTGAATTGCTATACTCAGGGTGGAAGCATCTCAGACTTTTCCACCAAATGCAGCTTACAATTGATTGAAACAGAGAATGATGACGAGTGTTGCACGAGCTCTTCCGAAGTAGAAGATTCATGTGTTCGCTGGATGAAACCTTTGTCAAACAGCTGTCAGGTATCTTGCCAGCAGCAGATTctttcagtagaggaaatgacCATTAGGCATTTGCATTCATCAATGCCAAATGACATGTTATCAATTTGTGATTTCGATTCATCATGTCAGCAGCAGATTCAGCAAACTGTTCTTGATGCGTCAGACAACACATACTTGCCAGTGGGAAATGATATCATGCAGAGAAAAGCATCAGGTAGCCTGGGGATATATTGTAAGGACAGAAACGAATTTAATGGGTCGGAAACAGGAGGGACTGAAGTTACTGAAAATTCCAAAGCACCCTGCACCCGTTACCCAAATGAACTTGATGGCTCAGAATTTGTGGATACCCATAATGCAGGTCCTGGATCACCAGATCAAGGTGGGGATTGTGAAATGGTGTCTATGTACGAATCTGCAAGTTATGACAGCATTGCCTACAATGGCAATGGTAAGCAGGTTCAGGACAACATTTTGCAGACTGAGGAAAACCTGCCCTTCTCAGCTCCAGGATGTGCAGTGGAAGGGGAAGAGAATAATTGCGTAGAGCAAATTTCCGAG GGTACAAAAGAAAGTGAAGAGGAATTGGTGACACCACTTGATTCAAGTGGGAAAAGAGATGGAACGACAGGCGAGATGCAGAGGCCAGGCAAGATAATGTTGAAATCAGTTGCTGGAGGAATTACGCTAGTTGGTTCACTGTTTCTTTTACTACACCTCAG caggagaaagagagataaagagaaAAATAGTACAGCAGTTGTGCCATTACAGACTCAAAAAGCAGGCATGGAGGGTTCCACACAAAAGAAAGTAGAGATAGGTAAATCTGATGCACTGTATCCTGGAGAGAGGCTGAAGTTTTAA